The following are encoded together in the Bradyrhizobium sp. CCGUVB1N3 genome:
- a CDS encoding type II toxin-antitoxin system HipA family toxin gives MELRTAEILFKDEVAGTLTETANGGTRFVYGTDWNTPIACCLPSTQREHEWANGMHPFFQQLGPEGWLRERQARGAHLAEEDDFGLLLRYGADCIGAVGIKSSGDTTNLPSVAEATNPGRTISGVQKKLLVVKDGNDFRPADPTGLAPYIAKFNSQDLPTLVRNEALSLRWTAAVLGADEANTHTIGQVSNETALIVTRFDRTPDGKKLRLEDFAQILRKPRGQDQAGKYDASYEDVAVVIKAHSVRPEIDLDKLFRRLVVFALIGNCDGHLKNFSLLETPTGLRLAPLYDVVNTAHYERYNQNLALRIDGKEVALDSVTRPLLESFGPRIGLPQRAIDQAFKDLKAKVQRASSIITPPPAEPPDGFVHRYAEIVSRACLRILGE, from the coding sequence ATGGAACTTCGAACCGCAGAAATCCTCTTCAAGGATGAAGTCGCCGGCACGTTGACCGAGACGGCCAACGGCGGAACGCGGTTCGTCTATGGAACGGACTGGAACACGCCCATTGCCTGCTGCCTCCCCTCCACGCAGCGCGAGCACGAATGGGCAAACGGAATGCATCCGTTCTTCCAGCAGCTAGGACCTGAAGGATGGCTCCGCGAACGACAGGCAAGGGGAGCACACCTTGCCGAGGAGGATGACTTCGGACTCCTGCTGCGCTACGGCGCAGATTGCATCGGCGCGGTCGGGATCAAAAGCAGCGGTGACACAACCAATTTGCCGTCGGTCGCCGAGGCGACCAATCCTGGGCGCACGATATCAGGCGTCCAGAAGAAGTTGCTTGTGGTCAAAGACGGAAACGACTTTCGTCCGGCTGATCCAACTGGCCTCGCCCCCTACATCGCAAAATTCAATTCGCAGGACCTGCCGACGCTCGTCCGGAATGAGGCCCTGAGCCTCCGCTGGACTGCTGCCGTCCTCGGTGCAGACGAAGCGAACACACATACGATCGGACAGGTTTCGAACGAAACCGCCCTGATCGTGACCCGCTTTGATCGAACGCCTGACGGCAAGAAGTTGCGCCTTGAGGATTTCGCACAGATCCTTCGCAAACCTCGCGGCCAGGACCAAGCTGGCAAGTACGACGCCTCTTATGAAGACGTCGCTGTCGTCATCAAGGCTCACTCCGTCCGCCCCGAAATTGATCTCGACAAGCTTTTTCGTCGCCTTGTGGTGTTTGCTCTGATCGGTAATTGCGACGGGCATCTGAAGAACTTTTCGCTGCTGGAAACGCCGACCGGCCTACGCCTCGCCCCACTCTATGATGTCGTCAATACAGCCCACTACGAACGCTACAATCAGAACCTTGCACTTCGTATCGACGGAAAAGAAGTCGCGCTTGATTCCGTCACGCGCCCCTTGCTGGAATCCTTCGGCCCGCGCATCGGGCTGCCGCAGCGAGCCATCGATCAGGCCTTCAAGGACCTGAAGGCCAAAGTTCAGCGGGCCAGTTCGATCATAACCCCTCCCCCGGCGGAGCCGCCCGATGGATTCGTTCACCGCTACGCCGAGATTGTGAGCCGCGCATGTCTACGGATTCTCGGGGAATAA
- a CDS encoding HAD family hydrolase, with protein sequence MKPVLVFDWNGTLLDDSYALLQTTNAILNRLGHASIDIKTFREHCDVPLSLLYGSLGMSQDEVAMVDRDGSAMFHATYEPLADRADLREGARRVLELARREEASSIILSNHIVDPLRAQLRRLGIDDYIDDVLAFESRTTQYKSMNKGERLRLYMQENDLKPASTFIIGDMPVEIDIARNLGLISISITGGFVSDSRLRAAEPDYTINNHHELLPILQGHGFFRNA encoded by the coding sequence ATGAAACCCGTTCTCGTCTTCGATTGGAATGGAACGCTACTCGATGATTCATACGCACTACTCCAAACGACCAATGCCATACTAAATCGCCTTGGTCATGCATCGATCGACATAAAGACTTTCCGGGAGCATTGCGACGTTCCGCTATCTCTTCTTTATGGCAGCCTCGGAATGTCGCAAGACGAAGTTGCGATGGTGGATCGCGATGGGAGCGCAATGTTTCACGCTACCTACGAACCACTTGCGGACAGAGCCGATCTGCGCGAGGGCGCACGCAGAGTGCTGGAGCTAGCGCGCCGAGAAGAGGCTTCATCCATCATCCTCAGCAACCATATAGTCGACCCGCTGCGCGCCCAATTGAGACGACTTGGAATCGATGACTACATCGACGATGTGCTCGCCTTTGAAAGCCGCACCACTCAATACAAGTCGATGAACAAAGGAGAGAGGCTTCGTCTCTACATGCAGGAAAACGACCTGAAGCCGGCGTCAACCTTCATCATCGGCGATATGCCGGTCGAAATCGACATCGCACGCAATCTCGGACTCATCAGTATATCCATTACTGGAGGATTCGTTTCGGATTCGCGCTTGCGGGCAGCCGAGCCAGACTACACGATCAACAATCATCATGAGCTGTTGCCGATCTTGCAAGGGCACGGCTTCTTTCGGAATGCATAA
- a CDS encoding Tm-1-like ATP-binding domain-containing protein: MSHHCADGQKSVRDGKLSELAGAVAIVATLDTKGHEASYLADIIEGCGRKVVLIDVGTASWEAGGTKQPDRNGARVASPAEFLKEIAATTRTRVRDLLATGTIGAIVGVAGGKGSAVFGEIVSDLPYGFPKLLVSSARPALLAELAVHNDIILYPTLVDLFGINAFTERVLVNAGRAVAAMRYAPTKHGRKRKIVAITAFGVTTPAASQCVARLAEAGVDAIVFPANGAGGRKMEELIAAGEFDAVIDLTTTELADEIVGGTASAGPDRLKAASRQLIPQVIAPGAVDMVNFGPPSSVPDQFRGRQLYSHTPYTTLMRTTSSENASIGRLTAERLTQAKGPAIVLWPGKGVSDYDREGSIFRNPDADSAWLEAVKSSLAPSITVRELNCHINDPEFAETATTWILKQLGQGG, encoded by the coding sequence GTGTCTCACCATTGCGCGGACGGCCAAAAGTCGGTCCGGGATGGTAAACTGTCCGAACTTGCGGGCGCGGTCGCGATCGTGGCCACACTGGATACCAAGGGCCACGAAGCCTCTTACCTCGCCGATATCATCGAGGGGTGCGGCCGCAAGGTCGTCCTGATCGACGTCGGCACCGCCTCCTGGGAGGCTGGTGGGACGAAACAACCCGATCGTAACGGCGCTCGTGTCGCCTCGCCCGCCGAGTTCTTGAAGGAGATAGCGGCAACAACACGAACAAGGGTACGTGACCTCCTGGCAACAGGCACGATCGGCGCAATTGTCGGAGTTGCCGGCGGCAAGGGGAGCGCAGTCTTCGGCGAGATCGTGTCTGACTTGCCTTATGGCTTCCCTAAGCTCCTCGTGAGCAGCGCAAGGCCAGCGCTACTCGCTGAATTGGCTGTCCATAACGACATCATCCTCTATCCGACACTCGTCGATCTCTTCGGGATCAACGCCTTTACCGAGCGAGTACTGGTCAATGCAGGCAGGGCCGTTGCGGCCATGCGCTATGCACCCACGAAGCATGGGCGGAAAAGGAAGATCGTTGCGATCACGGCATTCGGCGTGACGACGCCTGCGGCAAGTCAATGCGTGGCGCGCCTTGCCGAGGCTGGCGTAGATGCGATTGTCTTTCCTGCCAATGGGGCGGGCGGCCGCAAAATGGAGGAGTTGATCGCAGCTGGCGAATTCGACGCTGTAATCGATCTGACCACAACCGAGCTGGCTGACGAAATTGTTGGAGGCACCGCGAGTGCCGGTCCGGATCGGCTCAAGGCAGCCTCGCGCCAATTAATCCCGCAAGTGATCGCGCCTGGAGCGGTCGATATGGTCAATTTCGGTCCGCCATCAAGCGTTCCTGATCAATTTCGCGGCCGCCAGCTTTACTCCCACACACCCTATACGACGCTCATGCGCACGACTTCGTCCGAGAATGCGAGCATCGGCCGGCTCACGGCTGAGCGGCTGACGCAGGCAAAGGGGCCTGCAATCGTCCTTTGGCCAGGGAAGGGCGTTTCAGATTATGACCGCGAGGGTAGCATTTTTCGCAATCCCGACGCTGATAGTGCTTGGCTCGAAGCGGTCAAGAGCAGCCTCGCGCCTAGCATTACGGTTCGCGAACTGAACTGCCACATCAACGATCCCGAATTCGCCGAGACTGCCACGACGTGGATCCTCAAACAGTTGGGGCAAGGAGGCTGA
- a CDS encoding methyltransferase domain-containing protein, whose protein sequence is MEEEARHSPFWWDAGYADHNVSCMGGPSPEIFEIAPALRAESVVVELGCGEGRNALYLAQFGHQVIATDISEAAISKLNRLANHLAVKLTSGVAAVEDFLPPPCLDVFIAHSVLHFTERTVWKPLVTALVDRTRPGGFHCFTNTLDQPDHPIPKEGLAAGHKKSFARGELEAIYTEAGWEILRSDHYIKWDSHPGIPIHSHCIEKVVVRRPIGSEGLPRMRAEPIKAAGMIPTEQFDRLKLGTPRDAIIEMFGSPSASHGVATNRKTVGGNNQGAIADGYLREDMIFGDHGLQFVNGTLTGKYRYFTPPMRLSIREV, encoded by the coding sequence ATGGAAGAGGAGGCGAGACATTCACCGTTTTGGTGGGATGCGGGCTACGCCGATCACAACGTTTCATGTATGGGTGGTCCTAGCCCGGAAATCTTCGAGATCGCGCCAGCACTCCGTGCGGAAAGCGTGGTTGTCGAGCTTGGCTGCGGCGAGGGGCGCAACGCTCTCTATTTGGCTCAATTCGGTCATCAGGTCATCGCGACCGATATATCTGAAGCCGCTATCTCCAAGCTGAATCGGCTCGCAAACCATCTTGCCGTGAAGCTAACAAGCGGCGTGGCTGCCGTTGAAGATTTCCTGCCCCCTCCTTGCCTCGACGTCTTTATAGCGCATTCGGTCTTGCATTTCACGGAACGGACCGTCTGGAAACCACTCGTCACAGCCCTGGTCGATCGAACGCGGCCTGGAGGATTTCATTGCTTCACCAACACGCTCGATCAACCAGACCATCCTATCCCCAAGGAGGGGTTGGCAGCTGGCCACAAAAAGTCGTTCGCACGTGGAGAGCTGGAGGCCATCTATACAGAAGCCGGCTGGGAGATCTTACGGTCCGATCATTACATTAAATGGGACTCGCATCCTGGCATCCCAATTCATTCGCACTGCATCGAGAAAGTTGTGGTTCGTAGGCCCATCGGATCTGAAGGTCTCCCGCGAATGAGAGCTGAGCCCATCAAGGCAGCCGGGATGATTCCTACCGAACAGTTTGATAGGTTGAAACTGGGCACGCCGCGCGATGCCATCATTGAAATGTTCGGCTCGCCGTCAGCCAGCCATGGCGTGGCGACTAACCGCAAGACGGTCGGAGGCAACAATCAAGGGGCCATAGCCGACGGTTACTTGCGAGAGGATATGATCTTTGGCGATCACGGTCTTCAGTTCGTTAACGGAACGCTCACAGGCAAATATCGATATTTCACGCCCCCGATGCGGTTGAGCATTCGAGAGGTGTAA
- a CDS encoding NAD(P)-binding domain-containing protein, whose amino-acid sequence MHKIMVAEDPSLPVAPKAAKQGIGLIGIGRMGTGMGISLLRHQVELHIKANKDRFGANRLTSAGAHEHLSVADLAQRVSAVVLSLPSSREVEAVCLGQDGLFVHMPRGGLIIDCTTSYPASTVALAEQAQKRGLSFIECSSNTEPGTSRVRPSQRDRWIE is encoded by the coding sequence ATGCATAAAATCATGGTCGCCGAAGACCCATCACTCCCCGTCGCCCCTAAAGCTGCGAAGCAGGGAATAGGTCTCATCGGCATCGGGCGCATGGGAACCGGCATGGGTATCAGCCTGTTGCGCCACCAGGTTGAGCTGCATATCAAGGCCAACAAAGACCGGTTCGGTGCGAATCGGTTGACCAGCGCAGGTGCCCATGAGCACCTTTCGGTCGCTGATTTGGCGCAGCGTGTAAGTGCGGTCGTGTTATCCTTGCCATCAAGCCGCGAGGTTGAGGCAGTGTGCCTTGGGCAAGATGGGCTGTTCGTCCATATGCCCCGAGGAGGCTTGATCATCGACTGCACGACATCTTATCCCGCTTCCACCGTCGCACTGGCCGAGCAGGCTCAAAAACGTGGCCTAAGCTTTATAGAGTGCTCCAGTAACACGGAGCCCGGAACAAGCAGAGTTCGGCCTTCTCAACGCGATCGTTGGATCGAATGA
- a CDS encoding FAD-dependent oxidoreductase — protein sequence MSKPTHQAGEHKAVAFPRGSKPDHWQTDVLVIGSGAAGLSAALYAARAGLRVVVCEKSPRLGGTTALSNGMVWVPCSPQARSANIDDSLAKARTYLEHELGSYYRADFVEAYLEDGPTALAALENGTEVKFMLASAPDYHSSQVGGVDKGRALSPAPYDGRLLGADFDLIGDPIRVVLGGMMISSGEVRSFLNPLQSFASLKHVLRRVSRYARDRLSYRRGTELSGGNALIARLLVSLRKYAVEIWPASPLIELIKEEGRVAGAVVKLNDSDVRVRASHGVILATGGFARNARLRAELSGPHQHNDTLAHPDVAGDGIAVAARLGAAIDNDVASAGFWTPVSILKSGGRSQVVPYGWLDRGRPGVLAVGPNAKRFVNESNSYHDICLAMFKNGYPADKRFYFICDLDFVRLRGMGHLLPWPWTLSIGKYARLDYIKVGRTIRELAKQLGLDAAELQKTIEEHNTHAATGLDPLFKRGESAFNRTLGDPAVGTKNPNLGSIRNGPFVALPIVPATLGTATGLATDTYGGVLDGNGRPIPGLYACGNDMTSPMRGIYPGAGITIGPAIVFAYRAVNSILLSAHRGKKTAASGA from the coding sequence ATGAGCAAGCCGACCCATCAAGCGGGCGAGCATAAGGCAGTGGCATTCCCACGAGGGAGTAAGCCTGATCATTGGCAAACCGATGTCCTCGTGATCGGTAGCGGTGCAGCCGGACTGTCGGCCGCGCTCTATGCGGCAAGGGCCGGACTGCGCGTTGTGGTGTGCGAAAAATCTCCGCGACTTGGCGGGACGACAGCCCTGTCGAACGGGATGGTCTGGGTTCCTTGTTCACCCCAGGCGCGGTCCGCGAACATTGATGACTCGCTTGCGAAAGCCAGGACGTACCTGGAGCATGAACTTGGCAGCTACTATCGGGCAGACTTCGTTGAGGCCTATCTTGAGGACGGCCCGACAGCGCTTGCAGCACTTGAGAACGGGACAGAAGTCAAATTTATGCTGGCGTCTGCGCCCGACTATCATTCGAGCCAGGTCGGCGGAGTTGACAAGGGTCGTGCACTGAGCCCGGCCCCCTATGATGGACGGCTTCTCGGCGCCGACTTCGATCTCATTGGCGACCCTATTCGTGTTGTACTCGGGGGAATGATGATTTCCTCCGGAGAAGTGAGAAGCTTCTTAAACCCGCTTCAATCTTTTGCTTCCCTTAAGCATGTCCTGCGTCGGGTCAGCCGCTACGCGCGGGATCGGCTGAGTTACAGGCGTGGCACTGAGCTCAGCGGAGGCAACGCCTTGATTGCGCGGTTACTCGTGAGCCTGCGCAAGTATGCCGTAGAAATCTGGCCAGCGTCGCCTCTCATCGAACTCATCAAGGAGGAAGGGCGCGTCGCGGGGGCAGTCGTCAAGCTGAACGATTCTGACGTTCGCGTGCGCGCTTCGCACGGGGTCATCCTCGCAACGGGCGGCTTTGCTCGTAACGCGCGCTTAAGAGCGGAGCTTAGCGGCCCCCATCAGCATAATGATACGCTGGCCCATCCCGACGTCGCCGGCGACGGCATCGCCGTTGCGGCCAGGCTCGGAGCCGCGATTGACAATGACGTCGCCTCTGCCGGCTTCTGGACCCCAGTGTCGATCCTGAAGAGCGGCGGCCGCTCGCAAGTCGTCCCGTACGGCTGGCTAGACCGAGGCCGCCCCGGTGTCCTCGCGGTGGGGCCAAATGCCAAACGTTTTGTCAACGAATCCAATTCGTACCATGATATTTGCCTCGCAATGTTCAAGAACGGATATCCGGCAGACAAGCGGTTCTACTTCATCTGCGACCTGGACTTCGTTCGCCTGAGAGGCATGGGACATTTGCTGCCCTGGCCTTGGACGTTAAGCATCGGGAAATATGCGCGGCTCGACTACATCAAGGTCGGCCGGACGATTCGGGAGCTCGCGAAGCAGTTGGGATTAGACGCCGCAGAGCTTCAAAAGACGATCGAGGAACACAACACCCACGCTGCCACAGGGCTCGATCCTCTCTTTAAACGCGGTGAATCAGCTTTCAATCGCACGCTGGGCGATCCGGCCGTGGGAACGAAGAATCCAAATCTTGGATCGATCAGAAATGGTCCGTTTGTTGCGCTGCCGATCGTTCCAGCTACCCTCGGCACAGCAACCGGATTGGCAACCGATACTTACGGTGGGGTTTTGGACGGAAACGGCCGGCCGATCCCGGGTCTGTATGCTTGCGGCAACGACATGACCTCGCCAATGCGCGGAATCTATCCCGGGGCAGGCATCACGATCGGCCCGGCCATCGTGTTCGCATACCGCGCCGTCAACAGCATCCTGCTATCGGCTCATCGGGGGAAAAAGACCGCCGCTTCCGGAGCTTGA
- a CDS encoding CidA/LrgA family protein yields the protein MIAGLAVLLVCQLVGEVIVRGLALPLPGPVLGLVLLLIMLLARDRFVAIARGPLRNEGVEKVSKVLLTHLSLLFVPAGVGLVQKLDVIATHGIALITILMLSVTATLLATVLTFRLVSQFMRQ from the coding sequence ATGATCGCAGGTCTCGCCGTCCTCCTTGTCTGCCAACTCGTCGGTGAGGTCATTGTGCGGGGCTTGGCTCTACCGCTGCCCGGCCCTGTGCTCGGGCTTGTGCTCTTGCTGATCATGCTGCTTGCCCGGGACCGCTTCGTGGCGATCGCTCGCGGCCCTCTCCGAAACGAGGGCGTCGAGAAAGTCAGCAAGGTACTTCTGACCCATCTGTCGCTCCTCTTTGTTCCTGCCGGTGTTGGCCTCGTGCAGAAGCTCGATGTGATCGCTACCCATGGTATCGCGCTCATCACAATTCTTATGCTCTCGGTAACCGCCACCTTGCTCGCGACCGTGCTGACGTTCAGGCTTGTCAGTCAGTTTATGAGGCAATAG
- a CDS encoding LrgB family protein → MKENPFSLWVYLSQSPLLWLTVTLLVYAITDCVSLAKHRHPLANPVLHAMWIIGSFLLATGTSYTTYFAGAQFVHFLLGPATVALAVPLYENRALVIAAVVPMLVALIAGSLTAVTSVVLLAEAAGLPRDVILSLAPKSVTAGVAMGISEMLHADPSLTAVAVILTGIIGAIIVTPLMNFVGITDFRARGLAAGVTAHGIGTARAFQVDEIAGVFSSLGMSLNALVTSFLVPLAATTLIQ, encoded by the coding sequence ATGAAGGAGAATCCCTTCTCACTCTGGGTCTATCTCTCACAATCTCCGTTACTCTGGCTGACGGTCACGCTGCTGGTCTATGCGATCACGGATTGCGTATCGCTGGCAAAGCACCGTCATCCACTCGCTAACCCCGTCCTACACGCGATGTGGATTATCGGCTCATTCTTGCTTGCAACGGGCACTTCCTATACGACGTACTTCGCCGGAGCTCAGTTCGTGCACTTCTTGCTCGGGCCTGCAACGGTTGCGCTTGCGGTGCCACTCTATGAGAATCGCGCGCTGGTTATTGCGGCGGTCGTTCCGATGTTGGTCGCTCTGATTGCGGGCTCGCTCACGGCGGTCACATCTGTCGTGCTACTTGCTGAGGCCGCGGGCTTACCACGCGACGTGATCCTGTCCCTGGCGCCGAAATCGGTCACAGCCGGCGTTGCGATGGGAATCAGCGAAATGTTGCATGCGGATCCGTCCCTAACAGCCGTGGCGGTCATTCTCACGGGTATCATAGGCGCCATTATCGTGACGCCGTTGATGAACTTCGTCGGGATAACCGATTTTCGCGCGCGAGGTCTCGCCGCAGGCGTTACGGCGCACGGTATCGGTACGGCGCGCGCTTTCCAAGTGGACGAGATCGCCGGTGTCTTTTCAAGCCTCGGCATGAGCCTGAATGCCCTTGTGACGTCGTTCCTGGTACCGCTCGCCGCGACTACGCTGATCCAATGA
- a CDS encoding phosphoenolpyruvate hydrolase family protein: MRMFERSEILSRIRQQVDEGKAVLAAGSSCGLVAKCAVLGGADMLVVYSTGLSRLMGLPTSRIGDSNARTLDLAAEIRNVVSSVPVMGGVEAWDPLRLDLDALLDKFWAAGFSGVINYPTISTMGEKWRDRRGRVGLGFEREFEMIATARKKNIFSLAYVASPEDAKAMASAGADCIVPHVGATRGGLVGHEEGQSIQEAIRRINDINAAARSIRSDVVLLCHGGAIAEPQDTVEVYQSTQCVGFVGASSIERIPIERAVKAAAEEFKAIVLPRNH; encoded by the coding sequence ATGCGCATGTTTGAGCGAAGCGAAATCCTATCCAGGATCCGCCAACAGGTCGATGAAGGAAAAGCGGTTCTTGCTGCCGGGAGCAGCTGCGGCCTAGTTGCGAAATGTGCTGTCCTGGGAGGGGCCGACATGTTGGTGGTCTACAGCACCGGGCTGTCGCGTCTCATGGGGCTTCCCACGAGCCGGATCGGAGATTCGAACGCGCGCACCCTCGATCTTGCAGCAGAGATCCGCAACGTCGTTTCTTCTGTACCTGTCATGGGCGGCGTCGAAGCGTGGGACCCTCTTCGGCTGGATCTTGATGCCTTGCTGGACAAGTTCTGGGCGGCCGGCTTTTCCGGCGTGATCAACTATCCGACTATCTCAACAATGGGCGAAAAATGGCGTGACCGCCGCGGCCGCGTCGGACTCGGATTCGAGCGCGAGTTCGAGATGATCGCAACTGCCCGCAAGAAGAACATCTTCTCGCTCGCCTATGTCGCAAGCCCGGAAGACGCCAAAGCGATGGCCAGCGCGGGAGCCGACTGCATCGTCCCGCACGTCGGCGCAACCCGTGGCGGGCTCGTGGGTCATGAAGAAGGCCAGTCAATCCAAGAGGCGATCAGGCGCATCAACGACATCAATGCGGCAGCGAGAAGCATCCGATCGGACGTCGTGCTCCTTTGCCACGGCGGGGCAATCGCAGAGCCGCAGGATACGGTTGAGGTCTATCAATCGACGCAGTGCGTCGGCTTCGTTGGCGCATCCTCCATCGAAAGAATCCCAATTGAGCGGGCAGTGAAGGCGGCGGCAGAGGAATTCAAGGCCATCGTGCTTCCGCGAAATCACTGA
- a CDS encoding coproporphyrinogen-III oxidase family protein: MDRLEFLRTKIEKKELPTYVYGYPSKRSYRVFPQPLRITDVVEQASRSKQINIYIHIPFCRYRCTYCTLFLTTRNRQATQGAYVARLVEHIARYGEYFGDREVVSIYFGGGTPTLLTQHQFGELFAALDFAFPKRSRRCEITVEAAPDSFNNNLLDCLKALGVNRMSMGIQSMEPGELANCGRPYSVEIAKAAIEAVIKRFSHVNLDLIYGLRGQSRDSWNFSLGRVLDYEPQTVSLYPVVVRPMTNILASKTNNPELFFSEAEKYEVYDQNAALMESKSYRQESFTRFTRITGDQAYRQEVSDFEGTPLLGLGAGARSYFGQYHYSTGYAVDRSTTSRIIKAFSDRPFDPEAIASHGIRLAPDELVRRYVLLGLTLSALSRKNYAALFGRVLAVDFGEELKALESLRLVNLADGDVYQLTHKGFKYSSIMARMFYSNTMITLEEQYQAV; this comes from the coding sequence ATGGACCGTCTGGAATTTCTTCGGACGAAGATAGAGAAAAAGGAGCTTCCAACCTATGTCTATGGCTATCCTTCGAAGCGATCGTATCGGGTTTTCCCGCAACCACTCCGCATAACTGATGTTGTTGAGCAGGCTAGTCGCTCAAAGCAAATCAACATCTATATCCATATTCCGTTTTGTCGCTACCGCTGCACCTATTGCACGCTCTTTCTTACAACGCGCAATAGACAGGCGACCCAAGGGGCTTACGTTGCCCGATTGGTGGAGCACATCGCGCGATATGGAGAATACTTCGGAGATCGAGAAGTTGTCAGTATCTATTTCGGCGGCGGCACTCCGACGCTGCTAACACAGCATCAATTCGGCGAGCTCTTCGCCGCGCTCGACTTTGCATTTCCAAAACGAAGCCGCCGATGCGAGATTACGGTGGAGGCCGCGCCGGACTCTTTCAATAACAACCTTCTGGATTGCTTGAAGGCACTTGGCGTCAATAGAATGAGCATGGGCATCCAAAGCATGGAGCCTGGCGAACTTGCGAACTGCGGAAGACCATATTCGGTCGAGATTGCAAAAGCTGCAATCGAAGCTGTCATCAAGCGCTTTTCTCACGTCAACCTTGATCTGATTTACGGCCTGCGTGGTCAAAGCCGCGACTCCTGGAACTTTTCGCTTGGCCGCGTGCTCGACTATGAGCCGCAGACAGTTTCCCTTTATCCCGTTGTCGTCCGTCCGATGACGAACATCCTTGCGTCGAAAACGAACAATCCTGAATTATTTTTCTCTGAAGCGGAAAAGTATGAAGTCTACGATCAGAACGCTGCTTTGATGGAATCTAAAAGCTACCGCCAGGAATCCTTCACCCGTTTCACCAGGATCACCGGCGACCAAGCCTATCGGCAGGAGGTGTCGGACTTCGAGGGAACGCCCCTGCTAGGATTGGGAGCTGGCGCCAGAAGCTATTTCGGCCAATATCACTATAGTACGGGCTATGCCGTAGACCGGAGCACGACTTCGCGGATTATCAAGGCCTTCTCGGATCGTCCGTTCGATCCCGAGGCAATAGCATCACACGGAATTAGGCTGGCTCCGGACGAGCTTGTGCGTCGTTACGTCCTGCTCGGCCTCACATTGTCAGCCTTAAGCAGAAAAAATTATGCTGCATTATTCGGACGGGTGCTGGCAGTGGACTTTGGCGAAGAACTGAAGGCGCTCGAGTCTTTGCGCCTCGTCAATTTGGCAGATGGTGATGTTTATCAACTTACTCATAAAGGGTTCAAGTATTCGAGCATTATGGCCCGAATGTTCTATTCCAACACGATGATTACCCTTGAGGAGCAATATCAGGCAGTGTGA
- a CDS encoding NAD-binding protein: MVGSNETLFPIAESILATFCETVVHVGDVGQGHKIKLVYNSMTMGIAAVAAEVCQFAHRLDIDLVTLRSLVSRGSTNSGIFQHFVAFLLGEKPNALAISIANSAKDIECAVRLAGESAVSVPVLAAAAHKLNVSVIAGKGDLTLPHLSRP; the protein is encoded by the coding sequence ATCGTTGGATCGAATGAAACGCTCTTTCCTATAGCCGAAAGCATTCTTGCTACATTTTGTGAGACTGTTGTTCATGTCGGAGATGTCGGACAAGGTCACAAGATCAAGCTTGTTTACAACAGCATGACCATGGGCATAGCGGCGGTAGCCGCGGAGGTCTGCCAATTCGCGCACCGTCTTGACATCGATCTCGTAACGCTTCGCTCTTTGGTCAGTCGCGGCTCCACCAACAGCGGAATATTCCAACACTTCGTGGCCTTTTTGTTGGGCGAGAAGCCCAACGCTCTGGCGATCTCAATTGCGAATTCAGCAAAGGATATTGAGTGCGCTGTGCGCCTGGCGGGCGAGAGCGCAGTTTCGGTGCCGGTCCTGGCTGCCGCCGCGCACAAGCTGAATGTCTCAGTTATCGCGGGCAAAGGCGACCTGACACTACCTCATCTATCTCGCCCATAG